In Chitinophaga nivalis, a single genomic region encodes these proteins:
- a CDS encoding outer membrane beta-barrel protein, translating into MKKFRLLTLVLLAALVGTTAKAQIQKGNIMVGASVSNFQLDFQKDNTKFSMDLTPKVGWFIRDGLAIGGYAQLGLTTAKASGTQTTYGVGAFGRYFVEDKNVRKLEFSKRVRFFLEANAGFGGSSNSSTSTSTTGLDLGVGPGIAYFITPNVSLEGLLKYNLTVGFGSSTTNNRLNLGVGFQIYLPSAKAKQIYKDETRGK; encoded by the coding sequence ATGAAAAAATTTCGTCTCTTAACCCTGGTATTATTGGCTGCATTGGTAGGCACTACGGCTAAAGCACAAATTCAGAAAGGAAATATTATGGTAGGAGCAAGCGTAAGTAATTTCCAGCTTGACTTTCAAAAAGATAATACCAAGTTCAGTATGGATCTTACGCCTAAAGTTGGTTGGTTCATCAGAGATGGCCTTGCAATAGGTGGCTATGCGCAACTGGGTTTGACTACAGCTAAAGCATCTGGTACACAAACCACGTATGGTGTTGGTGCATTCGGACGTTATTTTGTAGAGGACAAAAATGTAAGAAAACTGGAGTTTTCCAAGCGCGTACGGTTTTTCCTGGAGGCTAATGCAGGCTTTGGCGGATCAAGTAATTCATCTACAAGTACCAGTACTACCGGGTTGGATTTAGGTGTTGGACCTGGTATCGCTTATTTTATTACACCTAACGTATCGCTGGAAGGTTTATTGAAATACAACCTGACAGTAGGTTTTGGTAGCTCTACTACCAATAACCGGTTGAACCTGGGTGTAGGTTTCCAGATTTATTTGCCATCAGCCAAGGCAAAACAGATCTATAAAGATGAAACCCGTGGCAAGTAA
- a CDS encoding polysaccharide deacetylase family protein, giving the protein MERFVLMSFDVEEFDMPLEYSQQVPMAEQMKVGHEGLVVTMDIINTANATSTFFTTANFAQTFPVDIKQIAEKHEVASHTFYHSSFTPAHLLESKLCLESITRKPVYGLRMPRMRHVEMKDVIAAGYVYDSSVNPTWIPGRYNYRSKPRTVYTEEGMLRVPAAVSPNLRIPLFWLAFKNFPYTIFKSLAIKTLRQDGYLCLYFHPWEFVNLEAYNIPAYTKRHAGPALQERLIRLLKDLSKEGEFATMQQYLQLKNFC; this is encoded by the coding sequence ATGGAACGTTTTGTATTAATGAGTTTTGATGTAGAAGAATTTGATATGCCCCTGGAGTACAGCCAGCAGGTGCCAATGGCAGAACAAATGAAGGTAGGCCATGAAGGCCTGGTGGTCACCATGGATATCATTAATACGGCCAATGCAACCAGTACCTTTTTTACCACAGCTAATTTTGCCCAGACTTTTCCGGTAGATATCAAACAGATAGCGGAGAAGCATGAAGTGGCCTCCCATACTTTTTATCATTCATCCTTTACGCCGGCGCATTTGCTGGAAAGCAAGCTATGCCTGGAAAGCATTACCCGCAAACCCGTGTATGGCCTGCGGATGCCTCGCATGCGGCACGTGGAAATGAAAGATGTAATAGCGGCAGGTTATGTATACGATTCTTCTGTTAACCCGACCTGGATTCCGGGCCGTTATAATTACCGCTCCAAACCCCGCACTGTTTACACTGAAGAAGGAATGTTACGGGTACCGGCGGCAGTGAGCCCCAACCTGCGGATTCCATTATTCTGGCTGGCGTTTAAAAATTTCCCCTATACTATTTTCAAGTCCCTGGCTATCAAAACACTCCGGCAGGACGGCTACCTGTGCCTGTATTTCCACCCATGGGAATTTGTAAACCTGGAGGCCTATAACATACCGGCATATACGAAAAGGCATGCAGGACCTGCCTTGCAGGAAAGGCTGATCAGGCTTTTAAAAGACCTTTCTAAGGAAGGAGAATTTGCTACAATGCAACAATACCTGCAGCTGAAAAACTTTTGCTGA
- a CDS encoding glycosyltransferase family 2 protein, producing the protein MKKLVSIVVPVYNEQDNVALLNQTIQRIFEPLPYRFNIFFVDDGSSDGTLENLKKLSLLYDNVRFLSFSRNFGHQAALKAGLDMADGDCVISMDGDMQHPPKLIPLLLEKWEEGLEVVYTIRKEDRAQPFMKRKTSNLFYAIMSRLSDIEIEKGTADFRLLDRKVVDVLSSMQEYDLFFRGLVKWAGFRQLGIEYVPEQRNAGVSKYTYRKMLRFALQGFTSFSTRPLYAATYLGFIFAMLSSLYIPYAVFSLVFDHPISGWASIIVTIAFFGGLQLMILGIIGVYLGKLFTQSKQRPVYLVRESNLTKGNSRYKGGYLIEDGELVKERYIFKDNNLIKESNLVKEGI; encoded by the coding sequence ATGAAAAAGTTAGTTTCCATCGTAGTACCGGTCTATAATGAACAGGATAATGTAGCACTGCTGAATCAAACGATTCAACGGATATTCGAACCGCTGCCCTACCGGTTCAATATATTTTTTGTGGATGATGGTAGTAGTGATGGTACCCTGGAAAATCTGAAAAAGCTTTCCTTACTATACGATAATGTCCGTTTCCTATCGTTCTCCAGAAACTTCGGACACCAGGCTGCCTTGAAAGCTGGCCTGGATATGGCTGATGGTGACTGTGTTATCAGTATGGACGGAGATATGCAGCATCCGCCTAAATTAATTCCGCTGCTGCTCGAGAAATGGGAAGAAGGCCTGGAGGTGGTATATACCATCCGGAAAGAAGATAGGGCACAGCCTTTTATGAAAAGGAAAACCTCCAACCTGTTTTATGCCATCATGAGCCGGTTGTCGGACATTGAAATTGAAAAAGGGACTGCCGATTTCCGCCTGCTCGACCGGAAAGTAGTAGACGTACTTAGCAGTATGCAGGAATATGACCTCTTTTTCCGGGGACTGGTAAAATGGGCCGGGTTCAGACAATTGGGGATTGAATATGTACCGGAACAACGGAATGCCGGCGTATCCAAATATACCTACCGGAAAATGCTGCGGTTTGCCCTGCAGGGCTTTACTTCTTTCAGCACGCGCCCGCTGTATGCCGCTACCTATTTAGGCTTTATCTTTGCCATGCTCTCTTCTTTGTATATACCCTATGCTGTTTTCAGCCTGGTGTTTGATCACCCGATTTCCGGCTGGGCATCTATCATTGTTACCATCGCCTTCTTCGGTGGGCTGCAGTTAATGATATTGGGTATTATCGGTGTCTACCTGGGTAAATTGTTTACACAAAGCAAACAGCGTCCGGTATACCTCGTCAGGGAAAGTAACCTGACAAAGGGAAATAGCCGCTATAAAGGTGGGTATTTGATAGAAGATGGAGAGCTGGTTAAAGAAAGATATATATTTAAAGATAATAACTTAATCAAAGAGAGTAACCTGGTAAAGGAAGGAATATAA
- a CDS encoding glycosyltransferase family 87 protein yields the protein MNFLFAEFRVFKKWKIALPVLLWFALAIIAGLAEYLHQSFNNYLIFRQVFWHTLEQTNLYAAYPSEYADINHYGPLFSMVIAPFAVLPDWLGVILWNIANAAVLLIAIRMLPLTRKNFLIVLLISAVEMMTASHNVQFNSMTAAFIIFAFVFVEKEKDIWATLFIVLGFLTKLYGIAAIVFFLFSKHRIKFTGYFIMWLVVLFCLPMIISSPAFIIQSYADWYTAISEKVVQNISSLSHTNMQDICVMGIVRRTFHTSNFNDLYVLLPAVAIFGLPLLRMAQYKNLLYRMRYLALVLISVVIFSDSAESATYVIAMVGAALWFVMKEPKSPAVIALLVFTIFVTSLATTDLCPQYIKVHVIRAFALKALPCFIIWLLLIREVAFGKFHDNKICV from the coding sequence ATGAATTTTTTATTTGCTGAGTTTAGGGTCTTTAAAAAATGGAAGATTGCTTTACCCGTTTTGCTTTGGTTCGCATTGGCAATTATTGCCGGATTGGCAGAATACCTGCACCAGTCATTCAATAATTACCTCATTTTCAGACAGGTATTCTGGCATACCCTGGAACAAACCAATCTGTATGCCGCCTATCCGTCGGAATATGCCGATATCAACCACTATGGTCCGCTGTTCAGTATGGTCATCGCACCTTTTGCCGTACTACCGGACTGGTTGGGCGTAATACTCTGGAACATCGCTAATGCCGCCGTGTTATTGATCGCCATCAGAATGTTACCCCTCACCCGGAAAAACTTCCTGATAGTACTCCTGATCAGTGCCGTGGAAATGATGACAGCCAGCCATAATGTACAGTTTAATTCCATGACGGCGGCCTTTATCATTTTTGCTTTCGTCTTTGTAGAAAAAGAAAAGGATATCTGGGCAACCCTCTTTATCGTATTGGGTTTCCTGACAAAATTATACGGAATAGCAGCCATCGTATTTTTCCTGTTTTCAAAACACAGGATAAAATTCACCGGCTATTTCATCATGTGGCTGGTGGTGTTATTCTGCCTGCCTATGATCATTTCGTCACCGGCGTTTATCATCCAGTCTTATGCTGACTGGTATACCGCTATCAGCGAAAAGGTGGTACAGAACATCAGTAGCCTGAGTCATACCAATATGCAGGATATCTGCGTAATGGGAATTGTACGGCGCACTTTCCATACATCAAATTTTAATGACCTGTATGTATTGCTGCCGGCAGTTGCCATTTTTGGATTGCCACTGTTACGGATGGCCCAGTATAAAAATCTGTTGTACCGGATGCGTTACCTGGCACTCGTGCTGATCTCCGTAGTCATATTCAGTGATTCGGCCGAATCTGCCACTTATGTCATTGCGATGGTCGGCGCAGCGTTGTGGTTTGTAATGAAGGAGCCAAAATCTCCGGCTGTAATAGCCTTGTTGGTGTTTACCATATTCGTTACCAGCCTGGCTACCACGGATTTATGTCCGCAGTATATTAAAGTACATGTCATCAGGGCTTTTGCATTAAAAGCATTGCCTTGTTTCATCATATGGCTGCTTTTAATCAGAGAAGTGGCTTTTGGTAAATTCCATGATAACAAAATTTGTGTATAG
- the fusA gene encoding elongation factor G, whose amino-acid sequence MADLKFQRNFGIAAHIDAGKTTTTERILYYTGKSHKIGEVHEGAATMDWMAQEQERGITITSAATTCFWNFPTLQGKALPDTKQYKFNIIDTPGHVDFTVEVERSLRVLDGLVALFCAVSGVEPQSETVWRQANRYRVPRIGFVNKMDRSGADFLNVVKQVKEMLGANPVPLTLPIGAEDTFKGVVDLITMKGIIWDEEGKGATYQEIEIPADMKEEAEEWRAKLVEAVAEYDDTLMEKFFEDPNSISEAEIHEAIRKATIDIAIIPMMCGSSFKNKGVQKMLDAVCRYLPSPVDIEAVKGTNPDTGDDIIRKPDAKEPFAALAFKIMTDPFVGRLAFFRAYSGHLDAGSYVLNTRTGKNERISRIMQMHANKQNPIDFIEAGDIGAAVGFKDIKTGDTLCDENHPIVLEVMTFPEPVIHIAIEPKTQADVDKMGMAIAKLVEEDPTLKARTDEETGQTILSGMGELHLEIIVDRMRREFKVEVNQGAPQVAYKEALTTKVEHREVFKKQTGGRGKFADIQIEIGPADAEWLKENDGKSFQFINDIFGGSIPKEFIPAVQKGFEQSLSQGVLANFPLVNLRVRLFDGSYHQVDSDAMSFELCAKQAFREAARKAKPVLLEPIMKVEVQTPDQYMGDVTGDLNRRRGMLEGMDSKNGVQVIKAKVPLSEMFGYVTQLRSLSSGRASSIMEFSHYSPAPNNVAEEVVAKVKGKVNA is encoded by the coding sequence ATGGCAGACTTAAAATTTCAAAGGAACTTTGGTATTGCGGCGCACATTGATGCGGGTAAAACCACTACCACAGAGCGTATCCTGTATTATACAGGTAAATCCCACAAAATTGGAGAGGTGCACGAGGGTGCTGCTACAATGGACTGGATGGCACAGGAGCAGGAAAGAGGTATTACCATCACATCTGCTGCAACTACTTGTTTCTGGAATTTTCCAACTTTACAGGGAAAAGCGCTACCTGATACCAAGCAATATAAATTCAACATCATCGATACTCCAGGTCACGTGGACTTTACCGTAGAGGTAGAACGTTCCCTGCGTGTACTGGATGGTCTGGTAGCACTGTTCTGTGCTGTATCCGGTGTTGAACCTCAGTCTGAAACCGTTTGGCGTCAGGCTAACCGTTACCGTGTACCACGTATCGGTTTCGTTAACAAAATGGACCGTTCCGGTGCTGACTTCCTGAACGTAGTTAAACAGGTAAAAGAAATGCTGGGTGCTAACCCCGTTCCTTTGACCCTGCCTATCGGTGCGGAAGATACTTTCAAAGGTGTGGTTGACCTGATCACCATGAAAGGTATTATCTGGGATGAAGAAGGAAAAGGTGCTACTTACCAGGAAATCGAGATCCCTGCAGATATGAAGGAGGAAGCGGAAGAATGGAGAGCTAAACTGGTAGAAGCCGTTGCTGAATACGATGATACCCTGATGGAGAAATTCTTCGAAGATCCAAACTCTATCTCTGAGGCGGAAATTCACGAAGCGATCCGTAAAGCTACCATCGATATCGCTATCATCCCGATGATGTGCGGTTCCTCTTTCAAAAACAAAGGTGTACAGAAAATGCTGGATGCGGTTTGCCGTTACCTGCCTTCTCCTGTTGACATCGAAGCTGTGAAAGGTACCAACCCGGACACTGGTGATGATATCATCCGTAAACCAGATGCAAAAGAACCATTCGCTGCACTGGCTTTCAAAATCATGACCGATCCTTTCGTAGGTCGTCTGGCGTTCTTCCGGGCTTATTCCGGTCACCTGGATGCAGGTTCTTACGTACTGAACACCCGTACTGGTAAAAACGAGCGTATCAGCCGTATCATGCAAATGCACGCTAACAAGCAGAACCCGATCGATTTCATCGAAGCTGGTGATATCGGTGCTGCTGTTGGTTTTAAAGATATCAAAACAGGTGATACCCTGTGCGACGAAAACCATCCGATCGTACTGGAAGTAATGACCTTCCCTGAGCCGGTTATCCACATCGCTATTGAGCCTAAAACTCAGGCCGATGTTGATAAAATGGGTATGGCTATCGCTAAACTGGTAGAAGAAGATCCTACCCTGAAAGCGAGAACCGACGAAGAAACCGGTCAAACCATCCTGAGTGGTATGGGTGAGCTGCACCTGGAAATCATCGTTGACCGTATGCGTCGCGAGTTCAAGGTAGAAGTTAACCAGGGTGCACCACAGGTGGCTTACAAAGAAGCCCTGACTACTAAAGTTGAACACCGTGAGGTATTCAAGAAACAAACAGGTGGTCGTGGTAAATTCGCGGATATCCAGATCGAAATCGGACCTGCTGACGCAGAATGGCTGAAAGAAAACGATGGTAAATCTTTCCAGTTCATCAACGATATCTTTGGTGGTTCCATCCCTAAAGAATTTATCCCTGCTGTACAGAAAGGTTTCGAACAATCCCTCAGCCAGGGTGTACTCGCAAACTTCCCGCTGGTGAATCTGAGAGTGCGTCTGTTTGACGGTTCTTACCACCAGGTGGATTCTGATGCCATGTCATTTGAATTGTGCGCGAAACAAGCCTTCCGTGAAGCTGCCCGCAAAGCTAAACCAGTATTGCTGGAGCCTATCATGAAAGTAGAAGTACAGACTCCAGACCAATACATGGGTGATGTTACAGGTGACCTGAACCGTCGTCGTGGTATGCTGGAAGGTATGGATTCTAAAAATGGTGTACAGGTAATTAAAGCAAAAGTTCCGTTGAGCGAAATGTTCGGTTACGTAACTCAGCTGCGTTCCCTGTCTTCTGGCCGCGCCAGCTCTATCATGGAGTTCTCTCACTATTCTCCTGCTCCAAACAACGTAGCAGAAGAAGTAGTAGCAAAAGTGAAAGGTAAAGTAAACGCTTAA
- the rpsG gene encoding 30S ribosomal protein S7, translating into MRKQAAKKLPLAPDPRFNDKLVTRFVNNVMEQGKKSIAYKIFYDAVDKVSQMTGENGYEVWRKALTNVTPGVEVRSRRIGGATFQIPSEVRPDRKISLSIKWLVRFAGERNGKSMADKLANEIVAASKGEGAAFKKKEDTHRMAEANKAFSHFRI; encoded by the coding sequence ATGAGAAAGCAAGCTGCAAAAAAATTGCCTCTGGCTCCGGATCCTAGGTTTAATGACAAACTGGTTACCCGCTTTGTTAATAACGTTATGGAACAAGGGAAAAAGAGCATTGCCTATAAAATTTTCTACGATGCCGTGGATAAGGTAAGCCAAATGACCGGCGAGAACGGTTACGAGGTTTGGAGAAAAGCATTAACCAATGTTACTCCAGGTGTGGAAGTAAGAAGCCGTCGTATCGGTGGTGCTACTTTCCAGATTCCTTCTGAAGTTCGCCCTGATAGAAAAATATCCCTGAGCATCAAATGGTTGGTTCGTTTTGCCGGCGAAAGAAACGGTAAGAGCATGGCTGATAAGCTGGCGAATGAAATCGTAGCAGCAAGCAAAGGTGAAGGCGCAGCGTTCAAGAAGAAAGAAGATACACATCGTATGGCGGAAGCGAACAAAGCTTTCTCACACTTCAGAATCTAG
- the rpsL gene encoding 30S ribosomal protein S12 codes for MPTIQQLVRKGREIIRAKSKSRALDSCPQRRGVCTRVYTTTPKKPNSALRKVAKVRLTNKVEVIAYIPGEGHNLQEHSIVLIRGGRVKDLPGVRYHIVRGSLDTAGVKDRKQSRSKYGTKKEKAKK; via the coding sequence ATGCCTACTATACAACAATTAGTAAGAAAAGGAAGAGAAATTATCCGGGCTAAGTCTAAGTCCAGGGCATTAGATAGCTGCCCTCAGCGTCGTGGTGTTTGTACCCGTGTGTACACTACCACACCTAAAAAACCTAACTCCGCTTTGCGTAAAGTAGCAAAGGTGCGTTTGACCAATAAAGTTGAGGTGATTGCCTATATCCCTGGTGAAGGTCACAACTTGCAGGAGCACTCCATCGTACTGATCCGTGGTGGAAGGGTGAAAGATTTACCTGGTGTTCGTTATCACATTGTACGCGGTTCCCTGGATACTGCTGGTGTGAAAGACAGAAAGCAGAGCCGTTCCAAATATGGTACTAAAAAGGAAAAGGCTAAGAAATAA
- a CDS encoding branched-chain amino acid aminotransferase, translated as MMVDKSTVKEEALEKIKVTKTAHTRVGEVDFNNLAFGKMYADHMLVADFDGKEWTNAAILPFQNLSVSPSNAAWHYGQAIFEGIKAYKDPQENPMIFRPYDNYRRFNLSAERMGMPEVPEWLFIGGLDLLIDMDRNWIPTSAGSSLYLRPFMIAADEFIGVRPSDTYKFAIINSPSGPYFNKPIRLLVQDKYVRAFPGGVGYAKAAGNYGGTMYPTMQARKEGYDQILWVDGYEHKYLQECGTMNVFAIIGNTAITPDLTQGTILEGVTRASVIDILKDMGLEVEERPISIDEIVAAHKAGTLREVFGTGTAASVAYVEALDYRDTQIRLDTTTYKTGAEVISRLDAIRTGRAEDARGWNYRVGQE; from the coding sequence ATGATGGTAGATAAATCAACAGTTAAGGAAGAAGCATTAGAGAAGATCAAGGTCACGAAAACTGCCCACACCCGGGTAGGTGAAGTAGATTTTAATAATCTCGCATTTGGTAAGATGTATGCAGACCACATGCTGGTAGCTGATTTCGATGGTAAAGAATGGACAAATGCAGCCATTCTGCCTTTCCAGAACCTGTCAGTAAGTCCGTCTAATGCCGCCTGGCACTATGGGCAGGCTATTTTTGAAGGTATCAAAGCCTACAAAGATCCCCAGGAAAATCCAATGATTTTCAGACCGTACGACAACTACAGACGTTTTAACCTGTCTGCAGAAAGAATGGGTATGCCGGAAGTACCGGAATGGCTGTTCATCGGCGGCCTGGATCTGCTGATAGATATGGACCGTAACTGGATTCCTACCAGTGCTGGTTCCTCTCTTTATCTGCGTCCGTTCATGATTGCAGCGGATGAGTTCATCGGAGTAAGACCTTCCGATACCTATAAATTCGCCATCATCAATTCTCCGTCCGGACCTTATTTTAATAAACCGATCCGTTTGCTGGTACAGGATAAATATGTACGTGCTTTCCCGGGAGGCGTTGGTTATGCCAAGGCAGCCGGTAATTATGGAGGTACCATGTATCCTACCATGCAGGCTAGAAAAGAAGGATACGACCAGATTCTCTGGGTAGACGGTTATGAACATAAATACCTGCAGGAGTGCGGTACCATGAACGTTTTTGCCATTATCGGCAATACGGCCATTACGCCGGATCTGACACAGGGTACCATCCTGGAAGGGGTTACCCGGGCCAGTGTGATTGATATCCTGAAAGATATGGGCCTCGAAGTGGAAGAAAGACCTATTTCTATAGATGAAATCGTGGCAGCTCATAAGGCGGGTACCTTGCGCGAAGTATTTGGTACAGGTACCGCAGCCAGTGTTGCCTATGTGGAAGCGCTGGACTATAGAGATACCCAGATCCGTCTGGATACCACTACCTATAAAACAGGCGCTGAGGTAATCAGCCGGCTGGATGCTATCCGTACCGGTCGTGCAGAGGATGCCCGTGGCTGGAACTACCGGGTAGGTCAGGAATAA